The DNA segment GTTCGATTACCGCTCGCAGCACTGCATCCCGATCGTTCAGCTTGCCGGCCCGCTGCAGTACCTCCACCAGCTCGGTGATAATGGCTTCCTTTTCGCGGCTGCGCAGCTTGAGGGAGATACAGTCAATATCCAGCACCTGATACCAGTTGACCGTGGTACGGTTATCCTTCTCCACCAGTGTGCGCTGCAGCTCGACCGGCTTGCTGATGGTCCGCAGATGATCAACCCGGTTCTGCAAAGTCAGAATGGACTCATATACCAGGTTGTTGATAAAGGTGACATCTTCTTTGGCACTGGAGAAATGCAGACTGCGATCAGTGGCCATCAGGGTTATGTAGACCATTTCCTTGCGCATGTGGTACATCCGCTGTTCCATCTCGGCAGCATGGATATAGAACCCCTCATTGCGCATGGTTTGCAGCAGATCCCCCAGCAGAAAATCGGTAAGCTGCCGGGAACCGAATTCGAAATCGGTCGGCACATTCTCACTGCGCTCCACCTCGGCACGGGTACCCCGCCGCTTGCTACTTATTGCACGGCTGAAGAACGGCGGGGCTGCAATGGTGGTGATCAGGGTCATCAGGATGACAATGCCAAACAGCATATCGTCTATCAGACCGGTGCTGATACCGATACCGGCAATGATCAGCGCCACCTCGCCGCGCGGCATCATCCCCAGGCTGATCCGCAGACTGCCGGTTCCGGTAAACCCGGCAGCATAAGCCGGGACACCACAGCCCACCACCTTGGCTGCAATAGCAATTATACCAAACAGAAAGCCGAACCCCAGCACCGGCAGGCTGATCAGTAGCTCCAGATTGATAATCATGCCCATTACCGTGAAGAATATAGGGTCGAAAAAATGATGTATGACCTCGATCTTTTCCTGAATTACATAGGCCAGATCGGTATTGGAAAGCGAAATCCCGACTACATACGCGCCGATGATCATGGCCAGGCCGGCTGTTTCAAACAAACCGGCAACAACCAGTGCCATACCGAGTGCCAGCACCGCAATCTGTGAGTGATTGGGTTCAAATTTCAACAGGCGGCTGATCCGCTGAGCCAGCAGGATACCAAGCCCCATAAACCCCAGCCAGACCATCAAGGCCCTGACCGCAACCCCCATAATGGCCCCGTACGCCACCCCGGCATCACCGACAAAGGTGTCGATCCCGATCAGCACCGCAAGCAAGGTAATCCCGATAACGTCCTCGATTACCGATGCCGCCAGTATCGTCACCCCCTCCGGGGAGGCCATCTTTCTCCGGTCACTCAGGATACGTGCCGTAATATCCACCGAGGTAGCGATTGCCACCACCCCGAGGAAAAAGCTGCTTGGATGCAGCCACTGCCCATCCAGCACCAGGCTGCCGATATACAGGCCTGCCAGCAGGGATACCGCTGCCCCGCCGATCCCGACCAGACTGCCTTTGACAGCAAACCGCAGAAAGAGCTTCAGATCGGTCTGGAGTCCGCTCAGAAACAGCAGGACGATAGATGCCACCATGGCAAAGCCGAACAGCTCCGGCGACACCGCCACCGATCCGCCGCTGTGCTGAAACAGCCCGAACGGAAAGCCCGGCAGCGGGATGCGGCCGAACAGAAACGGACCGATCAGAATACCGGCGATCAACTCGCCGAGGATGGTCGGAAACCGGAAACGCCGCGCGAAGCGGGCGCCGATATAACCGGCAAAGATAATTATGCCGATCTGCAGGACCAGCACCATCATGCGGTGGGTAATGTCGCCGCCATGCCCCGGTGTCTCTGCCGCCGTCACCGGCAGAACCGTCCAGAGAAGCAGCCCCGCAAGCAGCGCTGTTTTAGCTGTTTTTCCTGGATGCAGGAAGGTATGGATAAATTTCACTGGCCAACCGTTGTACTGACATAGTCTGCAGCCACACCTTGCCAGGACCGGTCAGGGTTGTCAGAAACAACCCTTCGCCGCCGAAGAAGACGTTGCTGATCCCTTTTACCATCTCGATGTTCATGTCTACCGTTGCCTCGAACATTGCCACCGCACCGGTCTCGATCTGGATCTTCTGCCCGGGTTCAAGCTGCATCTCGACTGTTTCGCCGTCTATCTCGGCAAATGCCGTGCCGGTTCCGCCCAGGCGCTGCATGATAAAGCCTTCGCCGCCAAAAAAACCGCTGCCCAGGCGTCGCTGAATCGCAATATCGAAGGTCACCCCCTCGGTGCAGGCCAGAAAGGCCCGCT comes from the Spirochaeta africana DSM 8902 genome and includes:
- a CDS encoding TIGR00266 family protein gives rise to the protein MQYTILGSSMPLLECTLNAGEKVLSQPGAMKYMDYGVVMKTGIQGGISGFFKRTLSGESGFMSTFEAARSGQRIAFGHTYPGSIIPIDVAHSDIICQKRAFLACTEGVTFDIAIQRRLGSGFFGGEGFIMQRLGGTGTAFAEIDGETVEMQLEPGQKIQIETGAVAMFEATVDMNIEMVKGISNVFFGGEGLFLTTLTGPGKVWLQTMSVQRLASEIYPYLPASRKNS
- a CDS encoding cation:proton antiporter translates to MKFIHTFLHPGKTAKTALLAGLLLWTVLPVTAAETPGHGGDITHRMMVLVLQIGIIIFAGYIGARFARRFRFPTILGELIAGILIGPFLFGRIPLPGFPFGLFQHSGGSVAVSPELFGFAMVASIVLLFLSGLQTDLKLFLRFAVKGSLVGIGGAAVSLLAGLYIGSLVLDGQWLHPSSFFLGVVAIATSVDITARILSDRRKMASPEGVTILAASVIEDVIGITLLAVLIGIDTFVGDAGVAYGAIMGVAVRALMVWLGFMGLGILLAQRISRLLKFEPNHSQIAVLALGMALVVAGLFETAGLAMIIGAYVVGISLSNTDLAYVIQEKIEVIHHFFDPIFFTVMGMIINLELLISLPVLGFGFLFGIIAIAAKVVGCGVPAYAAGFTGTGSLRISLGMMPRGEVALIIAGIGISTGLIDDMLFGIVILMTLITTIAAPPFFSRAISSKRRGTRAEVERSENVPTDFEFGSRQLTDFLLGDLLQTMRNEGFYIHAAEMEQRMYHMRKEMVYITLMATDRSLHFSSAKEDVTFINNLVYESILTLQNRVDHLRTISKPVELQRTLVEKDNRTTVNWYQVLDIDCISLKLRSREKEAIITELVEVLQRAGKLNDRDAVLRAVIEREKSMSTGMQHGIAIPHGRSEGANELCVAVGIAPQGVDFASLDGKPTKLVFLIVSPERDPGPHLQVLSGIAGVLNSDEAVEAAAVSPSRADLISFMVQNSRH